One part of the Pantanalinema sp. genome encodes these proteins:
- a CDS encoding 2Fe-2S iron-sulfur cluster-binding protein translates to MIDVKFTIGEETQTFSVEQGANLLSGAIEAGVPVEYVCKSGRCCTCKVKVLAGEKNLSAPTPSEALRLGRDKLKRNWRLACQASVNGPAEVVHNVFLGVGH, encoded by the coding sequence ATGATCGACGTGAAGTTCACGATTGGCGAAGAGACCCAGACCTTCTCCGTGGAGCAGGGGGCCAACCTGCTGTCGGGTGCGATCGAGGCAGGGGTCCCCGTCGAGTACGTCTGCAAGTCGGGTCGGTGCTGCACCTGCAAGGTCAAGGTGCTCGCCGGAGAGAAGAACCTCAGCGCGCCCACTCCCAGCGAGGCGCTGCGCCTGGGGCGCGACAAGCTCAAGCGGAACTGGCGCCTGGCCTGCCAGGCCAGCGTCAACGGTCCTGCCGAGGTGGTCCACAACGTCTTTCTCGGGGTGGGGCACTAA